The genome window TACGCGGATATAGCTATGACAAGTGTTTAGATTGACATTGACCTGTGTAAGGTTCTTGTTATCATCGttaatggggggggggggttgccgAAGgttctggattttttttttgagagggacTGTTCTGGATTGGTAGCAAAGTTACTCGCAATAAACTGAACTCTATTTGTCGGTAAACCAGTCTTATTGTTCACCAGAATGTGCTTCTTTACACCTACCGTTTTGCTACATCTGCTAATTTATATTTCAGTCAGAAGTTTCAGACAAGGGTGGATATCATTCCTTTCTGATTTGCTAAGAAAATGTGGCTTATGAGAGCATCAGGCGTTTCTTACTGGGACATTGATAGAGCTTCCGCTCTAAGAAATTTTAGAGCTAATTATCTTTAGTTTTAGGAACTTTTAGCGCTGGAGTGATGGAAAGATTAATGATATTTAGTTAAaccatattatttttattttcaattaaaaataaatgtttaaaCCATATGTTTTTATTCTATAAACTCCTATTACTGAATCTGGAACTCTGTGAAACAACGGATCTAAGTTGCTACTTCCATAAATTCCAGCAGGCCTCCAGCTatgtttttctttaaaaaaagaagCATATTTAACTTTGACCAGGAATCTGTAGCAATCCAAACGGCAGCGTCAGCAGATACACCAAACAACTGTGTATGTGCTACTGCATAGGCCTGTCAGTCAGTTACCTTGTTTCGGCATCCCAGGCTTGACATCACAATTGACACCAAATAGCTCAGCTTGCTTCCATCACTACTGTCGCCGGTGTCGATGCAAGACGTCTTTGACCAGTCAAGGGCTCAAGGCACTCACTGACTTAAGCATGTTACTCCTACTAGACAACACCTCCTCCTGTCTTGCATTGCATGAAGCAACCACTGGGAATAAAATTCCAACAGTACCAGCCATGTATGAGCCAATACATTTTTTACAGGCTGCAAGGGACAAGACAGCCCAGCAAGTTTTTACCAGGTCATGTCTCTCTCACCTCATGCCTGCCCCTGCTTTTGACTGCATGGGCCAGGCAATTAAAGAAATGCAGTGCAAGGTCAGCCACAGCCATTCTAGATCATGCTAGTGCAGGGAAGGAACGAGGAGAGGTTTCTTTGGTCTAAGATTGTTCAAACTTCGCAAGCAGAGCTCTTGTGCTTCAAGAGTACAGGTTGCCTTCTTGAAGTCAGTAGTAGAAATGGAGATGAGCTCGAAAGAGTATAAACTGATCCATTCACATGCTGCAAACAGTTCAGAATACCTCATGCGCTCGTCGAACAACCTCAACCAGCCGGTGAGTGATGAGTGAGACTTGAGAGGAAGCTGAAGAAGACATATTTTCTTGTCCTGTTTCACCTGTCCCATTCCTACCTTTGTCCAAGTCATTTGCAGTGCATGATACGCTATGCAGTGGGTTATAAAGGAAGGCAGCAGAGGCAGAAACAAACAGTGTCAGTCATCTCCAAGAACAGCAGGCCATTGTTGCAAACAGCAAAGCAGTCAATTTGATGACACGGCGCAAGAGGCAACATCAGCAGGGAGAGGAAGCAAACAAACACCATTTCTTTCATCCAACAGACAACATTAGACAACTCCCAACTGCCTGTGCACGGCAATTGCACACACATCATGGAGTGGGTATCACAAGTGAAATGGAACAGTGCTGTTTGGTTTCGGCATCTAAAGAGCATGCTGATGAGCTAGAATAACATGACTCAACAGAGATAAGCAATAATCATATGGATATCTAGTTAAGTATTGTCACTCATGAAGTGACAAGGCTATTAAACAGAAGAGGATAGAGGACAGGCTAGCTAGTACAGTAttcacagaagaaaaaaaaatgactcCCTACTCCTTGACTTCTTGCTTTTCACCCCATTGAAGCCTGCCTCACTTTGAGCAGGATGTCCTTTCAATTTTCGTCTTTCTTCACTCCTCTTTTACACTACCTTTTGCGCCTGGGAAAGATCTCCTCAAAACCAAAATCTTTCCGATACTAAAAACTTATCAAATCATCTGTGACAATTGCACTAATCAGAAGAATCGAATCTCGCCCCCATTCTGGCCACACAATCAGCTGGAACAAAAGGAAATGATGAGCTAAAATGCGAGCTGGACTCCACTGTCCAGCAGCTCCTACTGGCGCTGAGGTGAAAGAAACCTTCTCCTCTTGTTGTCCGGGGttgccgccgacgccgaggcggTGGCATTATTGGCGCCCGTGGAGGCGTCCGGGCTCCCGACGTGGGCGACAGCAGATATACCCGAGGACGCCACCTCCGTCGAGTGCATGGAGGACTTGTCCTCCTTAATCATCGCCCTGTAGCAGGAGTACACATGCTCCTGCCACAGAAGAATAGCGGCTGCATTTATTCATCATTGCGCCTTCCACGAACGGCTTTCCGAAAGGGATTACAATAACAGGGAGTGCGAGTACGATAGCTTACGGTGTCTAATTGCGGCCATGATGAGCCCAAGATCGCCTTGAGCTCGTCGAGATTGGTAGCGAGTGTATCCTTGTCGCGCGCGACGAGGATGGATGCTAGAGCTATGGTGGATGGTTGGTACTCCAACGAGCTCATCGCTGCAAATGGGTGTGAAAAAAGATCAGTTCTTGCGATCCGATTCGATGGAACAAGAGCACATGGGGGAAAGGATCAACCTTTGATCGCGGCGAAGATGCAGTCCACGGCGCGCAGGATGATCGCCCTGCGCTCGTCCTGCTGGAATCGCGCCGCGAAGCAGCTGATGTAGGGGAACGGGGTGACAGTGATCATCTGCCACTGGAGCGTGCCCAGTACGAGGAGCTCCATCCGGAGGATGGACGCGCTGTCGAACTCGTACGCGTCCATCCGGAACTCCGACAACCGCGGCGCGCGGTGCTCCTCCGCCTTCATCGCCAGCGACAGGCACGCCACCGAGAGCAACTGCAAGGCCCACTCTCTCCCCCTCTGAACATGACCAAGACAACGGCAATGCGCAGGCAGTCTTTCAATAATCAAACACTCGAGAACATTACAGGAAGGCAAAGGCAATGGGAAATGCAGGGTCATTACATCGACTTGCCGTTGCGCCAAGAACCGATCGAAGTAAGTCACCGCGACGTACGCGGTCTTCCCGCTGAACCGGAACATCGCGGTGGTCTGTAACCGCCACACAAACCCGAGTCGAAGTCAATGGAAAAGATCGAATTTTTTGCAAGAACACTGACGCGGCGAAGGATGGGGGAGAGAAGGCGAACGACCTTAATGATCCAACGGACGCGCCCGGAGCGCGCGGCCTTCATCCACTCCTCCATTTCCTCCGCCcgagcgccggcggcggcggaagcgCGCTCCTTGGAAAGGAGCACCGCGGCATACTCGTCGTCCTGGTCCACGAATAGGAGACGGTCATCGTCGGCGACGAAGAagtccgcgccgccgccgcctccagcgCCGTCGTCGGCGTCGGGGAAAATGTCGTTGCCGTCCTCCCGGCAGATGAGGATGGAGGTGGGCGTGGCGGGAGCAGATGCGGAGCCGGCGGCGTCCCCCATGGCATCAATCAGAGCCCATGCATGCGCGGGGAAAAGGGTGggaaaaaaggaaggaaaaggcGGCGTGCGTGGTGCGGGTGGGTTGGGTGCGCGCGAGCACGGCGCGGAACAGAAAGGGattccctccctcctctcctccacaCCCGCGCGCGGTGAAAGGGGAGAGAAATGCGCAGTTGGATTGAGAGAAATGCGCAGTTGAGCTGTGCGGGGCGTGGGGGAGGTGGCGTGGGCGCGTGGGGCGCG of Phragmites australis chromosome 3, lpPhrAust1.1, whole genome shotgun sequence contains these proteins:
- the LOC133911851 gene encoding cyclin-D5-3-like isoform X2 yields the protein MGDAAGSASAPATPTSILICREDGNDIFPDADDGAGGGGGADFFVADDDRLLFVDQDDEYAAVLLSKERASAAAGARAEEMEEWMKAARSGRVRWIIKTTAMFRFSGKTAYVAVTYFDRFLAQRQVDRGREWALQLLSVACLSLAMKAEEHRAPRLSEFRMDAYEFDSASILRMELLVLGTLQWQMITVTPFPYISCFAARFQQDERRAIILRAVDCIFAAIKAMSSLEYQPSTIALASILVARDKDTLATNLDELKAILGSSWPQLDTPLFFCGRSMCTPATGR
- the LOC133911851 gene encoding cyclin-D5-3-like isoform X1 codes for the protein MGDAAGSASAPATPTSILICREDGNDIFPDADDGAGGGGGADFFVADDDRLLFVDQDDEYAAVLLSKERASAAAGARAEEMEEWMKAARSGRVRWIIKTTAMFRFSGKTAYVAVTYFDRFLAQRQVDRGREWALQLLSVACLSLAMKAEEHRAPRLSEFRMDAYEFDSASILRMELLVLGTLQWQMITVTPFPYISCFAARFQQDERRAIILRAVDCIFAAIKAMSSLEYQPSTIALASILVARDKDTLATNLDELKAILGSSWPQLDTEHVYSCYRAMIKEDKSSMHSTEVASSGISAVAHVGSPDASTGANNATASASAATPDNKRRRFLSPQRQ